A genomic segment from Natronorubrum tibetense GA33 encodes:
- a CDS encoding ABC transporter substrate-binding protein, with protein sequence MGYNTTRREALKRTGALTSVAITGLAGCIDDSNGGDVDEETMTIGAIQPVSGELDYYGGISLMGFYSGLAYKYDVDPIDGMTTGTYELDPDDGPTFEIIVQDTRFDPETAQNVAEDLVVDEDIDLLFGASSSDSARRIIPNVIDEADIPYIIGPAADGDITVSGDHCHELAFRASEHTAMDARTGGRYVAEQGDVSTVAIFAAEGAFGEGVANNYQEVLENEGVEVLDPRFVEPGYSEFEGMFDEAIEQGADGVVGGFTFQTLPEFLPTAMSYDEVQAFGGFAELVTTRVTGETVEAVLGEDFTEDDVRDAGLGPFTTRYHWNQYDNEINDEFVDLHVDAYGQVPDLFSAGTFVGASALVQAIEESESTDGQDIADAMTGMTVTDTPKGEGAYTFQEHNNQAASEMTVAWPVPTSDEYADTWDASVMPGEPIETYAADEVMVPADESTCDLS encoded by the coding sequence ATGGGATATAATACCACTCGACGTGAGGCACTGAAACGAACCGGTGCGCTTACTTCGGTTGCCATTACCGGTCTCGCCGGCTGTATCGACGACAGCAACGGCGGGGACGTCGACGAGGAGACGATGACCATCGGCGCGATACAGCCGGTCTCGGGGGAACTCGACTATTACGGGGGGATCAGCCTAATGGGGTTTTATTCCGGGCTGGCCTACAAGTACGACGTCGACCCGATCGACGGGATGACGACGGGGACGTACGAACTCGATCCGGACGACGGTCCGACCTTCGAGATCATCGTCCAGGACACGAGGTTCGATCCGGAGACGGCACAGAACGTCGCCGAGGACCTCGTCGTCGACGAGGACATCGACCTGCTCTTCGGGGCGTCGTCTTCCGACTCGGCGCGACGGATCATTCCGAACGTCATCGACGAGGCGGACATTCCGTACATCATCGGCCCGGCGGCGGACGGCGACATTACGGTCTCTGGCGACCACTGTCATGAACTGGCCTTCCGTGCGAGCGAACACACCGCGATGGACGCCCGTACAGGCGGGCGATACGTCGCCGAACAGGGCGACGTCTCGACGGTCGCGATTTTCGCGGCGGAGGGGGCGTTCGGCGAAGGGGTCGCGAACAACTACCAGGAGGTCCTCGAGAACGAGGGCGTCGAAGTGTTAGACCCCCGGTTCGTCGAGCCGGGATACAGCGAGTTCGAGGGGATGTTCGACGAGGCGATCGAACAGGGTGCCGACGGGGTCGTCGGCGGGTTCACGTTCCAGACGCTACCGGAGTTCCTCCCGACGGCGATGAGCTACGACGAGGTTCAGGCGTTCGGTGGGTTCGCCGAACTCGTGACGACGCGGGTCACGGGTGAGACGGTTGAGGCCGTCCTCGGCGAGGATTTCACTGAGGACGACGTTCGTGATGCGGGGCTCGGACCGTTCACGACGCGGTATCACTGGAACCAGTACGACAACGAGATCAACGACGAGTTCGTCGACCTCCACGTTGACGCGTACGGACAGGTGCCCGACCTGTTCAGCGCCGGGACGTTCGTTGGCGCATCGGCGCTCGTCCAGGCGATCGAGGAGTCGGAGTCGACGGACGGCCAGGATATCGCTGACGCAATGACCGGGATGACCGTCACGGACACGCCGAAAGGCGAGGGCGCGTACACGTTCCAGGAGCACAACAATCAGGCCGCCTCCGAGATGACGGTCGCCTGGCCGGTTCCCACCAGCGACGAGTACGCGGACACCTGGGATGCGTCCGTGATGCCCGGTGAACCGATTGAGACCTACGCAGCCGATGAGGTCATGGTACCGGCCGACGAGTCCACCTGCGATCTGAGCTGA
- a CDS encoding helix-turn-helix domain-containing protein, with the protein MIDLTLDMEQYDCPFIDTTDDHDVSFSTLQWEFDSHRREFETRMIVNGESRGGLESGLTAVRDHPNMRECDLFKKRDATALIRTTIEETNAMGVVRDNDGYITGPFHIEEGSEHWEIGFDDGGTADAALAELEVHNEFTVESRTGVSFDDRSAVLEHVGAASELLEGCQSLSAVERETLTVAAEQGYFDQPRGATLQMLANEFDISDTAVSKNVRRAERKVLRRVVSALESMD; encoded by the coding sequence ATGATAGACCTCACGCTGGACATGGAGCAGTACGACTGTCCGTTCATCGATACGACGGACGACCACGACGTGTCGTTTTCCACGCTCCAGTGGGAGTTCGATTCCCATCGTCGGGAGTTCGAGACGCGAATGATCGTCAACGGGGAGAGCAGGGGAGGTCTCGAGTCGGGCCTGACGGCGGTCCGGGACCACCCGAACATGCGCGAGTGCGACCTCTTCAAGAAGCGCGACGCGACGGCACTCATCAGAACGACCATCGAGGAGACGAACGCGATGGGGGTGGTCCGCGACAACGATGGCTACATCACTGGACCGTTTCACATCGAGGAGGGAAGCGAACACTGGGAGATCGGGTTCGACGACGGCGGGACCGCCGACGCCGCCCTCGCCGAACTGGAGGTTCACAACGAGTTCACCGTCGAATCCCGTACCGGGGTCTCCTTCGACGACAGGTCGGCGGTCCTCGAGCACGTCGGCGCAGCGAGCGAACTGCTGGAGGGCTGTCAGTCGCTCTCGGCGGTCGAACGCGAGACGCTGACGGTCGCAGCAGAGCAGGGCTATTTCGATCAACCGCGCGGTGCAACCCTCCAGATGCTCGCAAACGAGTTCGACATCTCGGATACGGCAGTCTCGAAGAACGTCCGCAGAGCCGAACGGAAAGTACTCCGTCGAGTCGTGAGCGCACTCGAGTCGATGGATTGA
- a CDS encoding AMP-binding protein gives MNWGSTAYDWVGDWSGRRASLSPERTAVVDEASGDAYTYGDLEDRANATARLLEAFGVEKGERVALVSRNRIEAFDLFFATGKLGSVLAPLSYRLAPPELAALLDLVEPRLLVIESPFVERVEHALARADVDPAVLELASEDIAGGWELFAGAVPDDETPVETVRRSLANPHLLLHTGGSTGTPKETTITHGSIYWNSFNTITAWGLRDDDVAPMVFPIFHTGGWNVLTLPFFNMGGTLIIDREVEPDRVLEQIDRHGATVLVAVPAVLRTMTRHERWPETDLSTLRFVKSGGGPCRDAIVRSWRDRGVEFSQGYGLTECGPNNFAMPDAWAREKVASVGKPVMHTDARVVDEDGCPLETDEIGELELTGPHAASDYWNESGADEGTFDDGWVSTGDLARRDEDGFYHIEGRKKSAFVSGGENVYPPEVEDVIADHPAVEEVIVVGVPDDQWGTVGKAVVEPSECGDGDAPFSLAALEAHLDGRLARFKIPKYLEFVEELPTSGPSKLDRAGIEDEFGAEGTDPSFGG, from the coding sequence ATGAACTGGGGTTCGACGGCCTACGACTGGGTCGGGGACTGGAGCGGCCGACGAGCGTCGCTCTCACCGGAGCGAACCGCCGTCGTCGACGAGGCGAGCGGAGACGCCTACACGTACGGCGACCTCGAGGATCGAGCCAACGCGACCGCGCGGCTGCTCGAGGCGTTCGGCGTCGAGAAGGGCGAACGGGTCGCACTCGTCTCCCGGAACCGGATCGAGGCGTTCGATCTGTTCTTTGCGACGGGGAAGCTCGGTTCCGTTCTCGCGCCACTCTCCTATCGACTCGCGCCGCCGGAACTGGCAGCGCTGCTCGATCTCGTCGAGCCTCGACTGCTCGTCATCGAATCGCCGTTCGTCGAACGGGTCGAACACGCTCTGGCCAGGGCCGACGTCGACCCCGCGGTCCTCGAACTGGCGAGTGAGGATATTGCGGGCGGGTGGGAGCTGTTCGCCGGCGCTGTCCCGGACGACGAGACGCCGGTGGAGACGGTTCGGCGATCGCTCGCGAACCCACATCTCCTCTTGCACACCGGCGGGTCGACGGGAACGCCGAAGGAGACGACGATCACGCACGGTTCGATCTATTGGAACTCGTTCAACACGATCACGGCGTGGGGGTTGCGGGACGACGACGTCGCCCCAATGGTGTTCCCGATCTTCCACACGGGAGGCTGGAACGTGCTCACGCTCCCGTTTTTCAACATGGGCGGAACGCTGATTATCGATCGCGAGGTCGAACCGGATCGCGTCCTCGAGCAGATCGATCGCCACGGGGCGACGGTGCTCGTCGCGGTCCCGGCTGTCCTGCGGACGATGACCCGACACGAACGCTGGCCGGAGACCGATCTCTCGACGCTCCGGTTCGTGAAGAGCGGGGGCGGACCCTGTCGAGACGCCATCGTCCGTTCCTGGCGCGACCGCGGCGTCGAGTTCTCACAGGGGTACGGACTGACCGAGTGCGGGCCGAACAACTTCGCGATGCCCGACGCGTGGGCTCGGGAGAAGGTTGCGAGCGTCGGCAAGCCCGTGATGCACACCGACGCCCGCGTAGTCGACGAGGACGGATGTCCCCTCGAGACGGACGAGATCGGCGAACTGGAACTGACCGGGCCACACGCCGCCTCCGACTACTGGAACGAGTCGGGAGCGGACGAAGGGACGTTCGACGACGGCTGGGTGTCGACGGGCGATCTGGCCCGGCGTGACGAGGATGGCTTCTACCACATCGAGGGACGCAAAAAGAGCGCGTTCGTCAGCGGGGGCGAAAACGTCTATCCACCGGAGGTCGAGGACGTGATCGCCGACCATCCAGCCGTTGAGGAGGTCATCGTCGTCGGCGTCCCAGACGATCAGTGGGGGACGGTCGGGAAGGCTGTCGTCGAACCGAGCGAGTGCGGGGACGGGGACGCCCCGTTTTCACTCGCGGCACTCGAGGCCCACCTCGATGGCCGTCTCGCCCGGTTCAAGATCCCGAAATACCTCGAGTTCGTCGAAGAGTTGCCGACGAGTGGTCCTTCGAAACTCGATCGCGCGGGGATCGAGGACGAATTCGGTGCTGAGGGGACTGACCCGTCGTTTGGGGGATAG
- a CDS encoding ribbon-helix-helix domain-containing protein, with protein MAKDTVRYPDEVVEEIDELVDDGMFESKSEFYRFSAEYVLTLINSDHEVETFNFDEIKSELDISEQDHAAALGTDGGTFFLDAVINVRKHGLRGDYEAAERFIDTHYESTDQECIILEELLGTYRGRSG; from the coding sequence ATGGCGAAAGATACCGTCAGATACCCAGACGAGGTCGTCGAGGAGATCGACGAACTCGTCGACGACGGTATGTTCGAGAGCAAATCCGAGTTCTATCGCTTCTCCGCGGAGTACGTACTGACCCTGATCAACTCCGATCACGAGGTGGAGACGTTCAACTTCGACGAGATCAAGTCCGAACTCGATATCAGCGAGCAGGATCACGCGGCCGCACTGGGCACGGACGGCGGCACGTTCTTCCTCGACGCCGTGATTAACGTCCGCAAACACGGTCTTCGCGGCGACTATGAGGCCGCAGAACGCTTCATCGACACCCACTACGAGTCGACCGATCAAGAGTGTATTATTCTCGAGGAACTGCTGGGTACGTACAGAGGACGATCGGGCTGA
- a CDS encoding MTH865 family protein — protein MADESEIRDQMIDAFEGADYPISSPMDLVPALPNGPGTKFESGDFSMTAMELNTKTSGGDFPYDDAESFVDDIIEDLKEQGEI, from the coding sequence ATGGCAGATGAATCCGAAATCCGCGACCAGATGATCGACGCGTTCGAAGGTGCCGACTATCCAATCTCGAGTCCGATGGATCTCGTGCCGGCGCTGCCAAACGGTCCCGGGACGAAGTTCGAGTCCGGCGACTTCTCGATGACCGCAATGGAACTGAACACGAAGACCTCGGGCGGGGACTTCCCCTACGACGACGCCGAGTCCTTCGTCGACGACATCATCGAAGACCTCAAAGAACAGGGCGAGATCTAA
- a CDS encoding bacterio-opsin activator domain-containing protein, whose amino-acid sequence MSHENPSGSIIHITAARASSLESRLNDGTPYAIRTVSVETTLENGLEGGFESASRDGADAQGPVAVVIEHDDPAETKVLLERCHATDTAAPTIVVPKTGSEALATAALRGYADEYVALGTDEDPIERVLETIRSNRETSAEAARTRPSTRSADRDYHRILANELPDEAFVIGEDGTYLEVKVRPDAAELYTKPADQLIGEQLQNVFPDDVAAKLAACIDRTLRTDTIQTVEYGAKTTEGDRQFEARVVPIDDRIEGQRAVVWLARDITERAKRERELRSRQDQLETLNRISTVVGQVIDTLVEAPSRDAIEREVCEQLVDSELYCGAWIAERTGEGTLAYRTGAGDAETSLQSVEALDADHEWLGQRTVQTGSAQTEIDVQESETVPEPLQNAAREDDISSAITVPIDHNDSIYGVLTVLASRDEAFSGDELTGFELLGETIGFTIMAVKNRQLLFADTVVELEFRIDGGDTFAFDLSEEYGCTCSLEWAGTTSSGRTVQYVTVDGIDGKTVLEAARDHDSIEGCRLIHDGDTSCTIEMRLSESGVRTLANHGATIRDVSVEDGVGRCVIEVSQDADVREIAEALTVVYENTQLIARREVDRSVQTAAERRNRILDQLTDRQLTTLRLAYYSGFFDWPRESTGEEIADSMGVTPPTMHQHLRKGLKTVLREFFEAGAETE is encoded by the coding sequence ATGTCCCACGAGAACCCATCCGGATCGATCATTCACATCACGGCCGCACGAGCGAGTTCCCTCGAGAGCCGACTCAACGACGGGACACCGTACGCTATTCGAACGGTTTCAGTAGAGACGACTCTCGAAAACGGCCTCGAGGGCGGGTTCGAGTCCGCCTCTCGAGACGGAGCCGACGCACAGGGTCCCGTCGCCGTCGTCATCGAGCACGACGATCCGGCGGAAACGAAGGTCCTCCTCGAGCGGTGTCACGCGACCGATACAGCCGCTCCGACGATCGTGGTCCCGAAAACGGGAAGCGAAGCACTCGCGACGGCTGCGCTGCGGGGGTACGCCGACGAGTACGTCGCTCTCGGGACGGACGAGGATCCGATCGAACGAGTTCTCGAGACGATCCGCTCGAACCGGGAGACGAGTGCGGAAGCAGCGCGAACACGACCGTCGACACGATCAGCTGACCGCGACTACCACCGAATCCTCGCGAACGAACTGCCCGATGAAGCGTTCGTCATCGGTGAAGACGGAACCTACCTCGAGGTGAAGGTTCGACCGGACGCTGCGGAACTGTACACGAAGCCGGCCGACCAGCTGATTGGCGAACAGCTACAGAACGTCTTTCCGGACGATGTCGCCGCGAAGCTAGCGGCGTGTATCGATCGAACGCTCCGGACCGATACGATTCAGACGGTCGAGTACGGTGCGAAGACGACCGAGGGAGACCGACAGTTCGAGGCCCGAGTCGTCCCGATCGACGATCGGATCGAGGGGCAGCGAGCCGTCGTCTGGCTCGCCAGGGATATCACCGAACGGGCGAAGCGCGAACGCGAGCTCCGATCGCGTCAGGACCAACTCGAGACACTCAATCGAATCAGCACGGTGGTCGGGCAAGTCATCGATACACTGGTGGAGGCACCCTCACGGGACGCCATCGAGCGCGAGGTCTGTGAACAGCTCGTCGACTCGGAGCTGTACTGTGGCGCCTGGATCGCCGAGCGCACGGGCGAAGGGACGCTTGCGTATCGAACCGGTGCCGGCGATGCCGAAACCTCCCTCCAGTCGGTCGAAGCGCTCGACGCTGACCACGAGTGGTTGGGACAGCGAACCGTCCAGACGGGGTCGGCCCAGACGGAAATAGACGTACAAGAGAGCGAGACGGTCCCCGAACCGTTGCAGAACGCTGCTCGCGAGGACGACATCAGTTCGGCGATCACCGTTCCAATCGACCACAACGACTCGATTTACGGCGTGTTGACCGTACTCGCCAGCCGTGATGAGGCGTTCAGTGGCGACGAGTTGACCGGCTTCGAACTCCTCGGCGAGACCATCGGCTTCACCATCATGGCCGTGAAGAATCGACAGCTGCTGTTCGCCGATACGGTCGTCGAACTCGAGTTCCGGATCGACGGCGGCGACACGTTTGCGTTCGACCTCTCGGAGGAGTACGGCTGTACGTGTTCACTCGAGTGGGCCGGAACGACATCCAGCGGGCGGACCGTCCAGTACGTGACGGTCGACGGGATCGACGGCAAAACCGTCCTCGAAGCGGCCAGAGACCACGACTCGATCGAGGGGTGTCGACTCATTCACGACGGCGATACCAGCTGTACGATCGAGATGCGCCTCTCCGAGTCGGGCGTTCGGACGCTGGCGAATCACGGCGCGACGATCAGAGACGTCAGCGTCGAGGACGGCGTCGGACGCTGCGTGATCGAGGTTTCTCAGGACGCGGACGTCCGAGAGATCGCGGAGGCGCTGACCGTCGTCTACGAGAACACACAACTCATCGCTCGTCGCGAAGTCGACCGATCGGTGCAGACGGCAGCCGAGCGTCGCAACCGGATCCTCGATCAACTCACCGATCGACAGCTTACCACGTTACGACTCGCCTACTACAGCGGCTTTTTCGACTGGCCCCGCGAGAGCACCGGCGAGGAGATCGCCGACTCGATGGGGGTCACTCCACCGACGATGCACCAGCACCTGCGAAAGGGACTGAAGACGGTTCTCCGCGAGTTTTTCGAGGCTGGCGCCGAGACGGAGTGA
- a CDS encoding winged helix-turn-helix domain-containing protein, with protein MKLRQPTDFLILDALEDKGRNVATNLAAHTGKSRKNINTRLPVLEDYGLVRKIGPAERSGLYEITSLGKAALVYQEQYDEVDDFDSLIEGPSAGGTGRSGDTQASFVRGEDESEDEED; from the coding sequence GTGAAGTTACGTCAACCTACTGATTTTTTGATCCTCGATGCACTCGAGGATAAGGGTCGAAACGTCGCCACGAATCTCGCCGCTCACACGGGGAAGAGCCGCAAGAACATCAATACGAGGCTCCCGGTACTGGAGGATTACGGACTCGTACGGAAAATCGGGCCGGCAGAACGGTCCGGGTTATACGAGATTACGTCGCTCGGGAAGGCAGCACTCGTCTATCAGGAGCAGTACGACGAAGTCGACGACTTCGACTCGCTTATCGAAGGTCCCAGCGCGGGCGGAACCGGACGGAGCGGTGATACACAGGCGAGTTTCGTCCGCGGTGAGGACGAGAGCGAGGACGAGGAGGACTGA
- the otsB gene encoding trehalose-phosphatase, protein MSTVTSPQPIDDQRDRIRSRLADASHLLCCLDFDGTLAPIVDDPDAAAPTAENEAAVATLTAAPSVTTAIVSGRALADVRQRTDGPKTYAGNHGLELERGESVAIHPVARKRAVKIERVCTALETALEHVPNIRIENKRLTGTVHVRSVPPALRPIVERQTAAVVDRFGGDALEISTGKRILEIGPSIPWGKGNAVGLISADMPPRTVPMYIGDDVTDESAFRTVEPKGIGIRVGGDEPSAASCRLDAPDDVATFLEWLGSVGVDALEQNRSRPRSAGDRSRAGIRLTPDTRSTTGTRSNADTTVIDEIWSN, encoded by the coding sequence ATGTCGACCGTAACATCACCGCAGCCAATCGACGACCAGCGAGACCGAATACGGTCGCGACTCGCCGACGCGTCGCATCTCCTGTGCTGTCTGGATTTCGACGGGACGCTCGCACCGATCGTCGACGACCCAGATGCAGCAGCGCCGACTGCCGAAAACGAGGCCGCGGTGGCGACCCTCACGGCGGCACCGTCGGTGACGACGGCGATCGTCAGCGGCCGTGCGTTAGCCGATGTCCGGCAGCGAACCGACGGCCCGAAGACGTACGCCGGGAATCACGGTCTCGAACTCGAGCGCGGCGAGTCGGTCGCCATCCATCCCGTCGCTCGAAAGCGGGCCGTGAAGATAGAGCGGGTCTGTACGGCGCTCGAAACGGCCCTCGAACACGTGCCGAACATCCGAATCGAGAACAAGCGACTGACGGGGACGGTTCACGTTCGATCGGTCCCGCCTGCGCTACGGCCGATCGTCGAGCGCCAGACGGCCGCAGTCGTCGACCGATTCGGCGGCGACGCACTCGAGATTTCGACCGGCAAACGCATCCTCGAAATCGGGCCGTCGATTCCGTGGGGGAAGGGGAACGCGGTCGGCTTGATCTCCGCGGATATGCCGCCACGAACGGTGCCGATGTACATCGGCGACGATGTGACCGACGAATCGGCGTTTCGGACCGTCGAACCGAAGGGAATCGGGATTCGAGTCGGTGGCGACGAGCCGTCTGCGGCCTCCTGTCGACTCGACGCTCCCGACGACGTCGCGACGTTCCTGGAGTGGCTCGGTTCGGTCGGCGTCGATGCACTCGAGCAAAACCGGTCGCGACCGCGGTCGGCCGGCGACCGATCGAGGGCTGGTATCCGCTTGACCCCGGATACCCGCTCGACCACTGGCACACGGTCGAACGCCGATACGACGGTGATCGACGAAATTTGGTCGAACTAA